In Colletotrichum destructivum chromosome 8, complete sequence, the following proteins share a genomic window:
- a CDS encoding Putative vacuolar protein sorting-associated Vps28 codes for MMPRQPYAPTPHSYIPNTTLSATINLDEEVKLADTRAERDLQDSLAEIFSIIVTLDELEKAFLKDAIPEADYTEICERSLKQYKSILADETVAKAFRGLEEFKAEWDLEVPRATERIRVGMPSTTVTASSSAAPAPSAAGNTSGTLILEATQEFITFLDAVKLGLLSKDQLHPLLSDVIQSVNKVTDRDFDSRGKIVQWLITLNQMKATDELSEQQARELEMDIQQAYQGFKSTLT; via the exons ATGATGCCCCGGCAACCCTATGCGCCTACACCGCATAGCTATATTCCCAATACGACGCTCTCAGCGACCATCAATCTCGATGAG GAGGTCAAGTTAGCCGACACCCGCGCCGAGCGCGACCTGCAGGATTCTCTTGCCGAGATATTCAGCATCATTGTCACTCTCGATGAGCTCGAAAAAGCCTTCCTCAAAGATGCCATCCCCGAAGCCGACTATACCGAGATTTGCGAGCGGTCTCTGAAGCAGTACAAGTCTATCCTGGCCGACGAGACTGTGGCCAAGGCATTTCGTGGCCTGGAGGAATTCAAGGCAGAGTGGGAT ctCGAAGTCCCCCGCGCAACGGAGCGCATCCGAGTCGGCATGCCTTCAACAACCGTcaccgcctcctcgagcgccgccccggccccgtcgGCCGCCGGTAACACGAGCGGCACTCTTATCCTGGAGGCGACGCAGGAGTTCATCACCTTCCTCGATGCCGTCAAGCTGGGCCTGCTTTCCAAGGACCAGCTGCACCCCCTGCTCTCCGACGTCATCCAGTCGGTCAACAAGGTGACGGACCGTGACTTCGACAGCAGGGGCAAGATCGTGCAGTGGCTCATCACGCTAAATCAGATGAAGGCCACGGACGAGCTGAGTGAACAACAGGCTCGCGAGCTCGAGATGGATATCCAGCAGGCCTACCAGGGGTTCAAGAGTACTCTGACGTAG